The Candidatus Hydrogenedentota bacterium genome segment TGTGGGAACACGCCTACTACCTCAAGTACCAGAACCGGCGCCCGGATTACATCGCCGCGTTCTGGAATGTCGTTCGTTGGGACAAGGTGGCGGACTTCTATGCGTCCGCGAGAAGATGACGGCGCGCGCGGCGCGCTGACAGGCGCCGGGAATGGCCGGGAACCCCGTTTCCCGGCCTTTTTTCTTGCCCGGCCGCGACACGGCGCGGCTTCTTCGCATGGCGGCACACGCTCCGGTATACTACGCCCCGTCTTCCGGAACGGTTTCGCGGAGAAACGCCATGCTGTATTTCAAGTGCGCCCAATATGTGCCGGGCAAAGGCGACGCCTGGACCTATTACGAATGTGACGACAACAAGAAGGTGTTGCGCCAGATGACGCACATCACCGGGACCGGCGAACTGACGCGGGTCCCAGACCCTATCGTCAAGAAGCTTATCCGGCCCGAAGCGTTGCTCGATGCGGACGCTGGCGAGTTCCTGCAACTCTGGGCCAAGCCCTGAATCGAGTGGGAGGAAGCACGAATTGCCCGTCCACATCTCTCATCCCTACATGACCGGCCCGTTCTCCTGGCTCAAAGGCAACCTGCATACCCATACGACGAACAGCGACGGCGACCTCAGCCCGCAGGAATCCGTGGCCACGTATGCCGCGCTCGGCTACGATTTCCTCATGGTCAGCGACCATGACTGCTTCACCAAGACGAAAGGCCTGGACCCTCACGGCATGGTGCTCATACCGGGCAACGAAATCACGGCCTATGGGCCGCACCTGCTGCACGTGAACGCCCACCGCTACATCGACCCCGATGAAGACCGCCAGGCCATGATCGACGCGATCAACGTGGACGGCGGTTTCTGTGTCGTGTGTCATCCAAACTGGCTTGAAAACTACAATCACTGCGACCACAGCTTGCTCACCGAATGGCGCGATTATCTTGGCATCGAAATTTACAACGGCGTGTGCCGGCGCGCCGAGGGCAGCCCCATCGCAACGGACCGTTGGGACCGCCTGCTCAGCACCGGCCGCCGCGTCTGGGGTTTTGCCAACGACGACAGTCACAAGCCGGTGGAACGCGGCGTAGCCTGGAATGTGGCGCAGGTCGAATCGCGCATTCCGGCAGCGATTGTGCGCGCACTTCGAGATGGCCGCTTCTATGCGAGCACGGGCGTCGCTATTACGGCCATACGCGTCGAGAACGCGACGATTACCGTCGAAACGGCCAACGCTCAGCGGTGCCGCGTGTTCGCGGACCTGAGCCGCCTGCAGGCGACACAAGAAGGGCCCGCGATTTCCTATACGGTCCCGGACGATTTCCCCCATACCTATGTGCGTGTGGAATGCTACGGTGTGGGCGACGATACCGCCTGGACCCAGCCGTTCTTTGTGGAAAAGACCGCCTGATACACGGGCGGGACGCCGTGCGGCGAGGAGGAATGCATTTATGGAGTTCGTGTTTCAGCGCAGTTACCGCGGCCCATTGAAGGCAGTGCTGCTCGATTGGGCGGGCACGACCATGGATTACGGGTGCTATGCGCCGGCAGTGGTTTTCGTCGAGGTCTTCAAGCGCCAGGGCGTGCCAATCACCATGGACCAGGCCCGCGAACCGATGGGCGCGCACAAGCGCGTGCACATCCAGAAGATCACGCAGATTGACGCGGTGCGGCGCCTCTGGGAAGAGACACATGGCCGCCCCCCGTCCGAACAGGACGTGGACCGGATGTTTGCCGAGTTCGTGCCGTTGCAGTTGCAGTGCCTCGCCGATTACGCGGATTTGATCCCCGGCACGCTCGAGGTGGTGGCGGACTTCCGCAAACGCGGCATGAAGGTTGGCTCGACTACCGGCTACACGGGCGAAATGATGCAGCTGCTCTGCGCGGAAGCGACGAAACGCGGCTACACGCCGGACGCGACCGTCTGCGCTACGGACGTGCCCGCCGGCCGGCCCGAGCCGTGGATGTGCCTCGAAAACGCCCAACGGCTGCGTATCTTCCCGATGGAGGCGGTCGTAAAGGCCGGCGACACGTTGCCGGACATCTATGAAGGCCTGAACGCGGGCATGTGGAGCATCGGCATTGCCATGACCGGCAATGAACTGGGGCTGAACGAAGCGGAACTGGCGCAACTCGACCCCGAAACACGCGAACGAAAGCGCCGTCGGGCCTATGAACGCATGGCGCAGGCCGGCGCGCATTACGTTGTCGACTCGATTGCCGATGTGCCGCCGCTCCTCGACGCGATCAACGCACGGCTCGCGCGCGGCGAACGTCCGTAAGCTCGCATCATGGCGGCATGCCGGGACGCAGACGCGCTCAAGCGCGCCCTGTTCGCCGCGTTCGGTGCGGCGGCGATATACAGCGTGACCGCGTGTGTCGTTGAGGCCCTGCCGATGCTGCCGTTTCTGCGCGCGTTGCCCACGCTTCTCCTCGTCGCGGCAGCGGCCTTATGGTCGCGGCCCGATTACGGTTGGCGCATCGCGCTGGGACTCTTCTGCGGCGCGTGGGGCGACTACTTTCTCGCTTCCGCGTCGCGCGACTGGTTCCTGGCCGGGCTTGGCGCATTCTTGCTGGGCCATGTCTTCTATATTGCCGCGTTCGCGTTCCGCCGCCGCGTTACGGGGCCGCGCCTCGCCGTGACCGCGGCAACAACGGCAACCGTGGCTGTGCTGACTATTCTCGTCGCATTGCGGCTCGCGGCCGCGGGCGAAACGCGTCTTGTCTTGCCCGTGACCGCTTACAGCCTTGTCATCGTCGCGATGGCGGGCGCGGCCATGCTGCACGAGACCACAACGCCGCTTGTCGCGGCGGGCGCGCTTGTTTTCGTCCTTTCAGACGCGCATATCGCGGTGAACCACCTGCTGCGCGATTCGCCGCTGCTGGCGCTGAGCGTATCCGGTTATGCGACCTACTACCTCGGGCAGGGCTTGATCGCGGCGGGCGCGGTCTCGGGCTCGCACTCATGGGGGGCGCGGGCAGGCCGCAGCGATTTCGCGCAACGATAGCTATCCTGCTTATCTCTGCC includes the following:
- a CDS encoding CehA/McbA family metallohydrolase → MPVHISHPYMTGPFSWLKGNLHTHTTNSDGDLSPQESVATYAALGYDFLMVSDHDCFTKTKGLDPHGMVLIPGNEITAYGPHLLHVNAHRYIDPDEDRQAMIDAINVDGGFCVVCHPNWLENYNHCDHSLLTEWRDYLGIEIYNGVCRRAEGSPIATDRWDRLLSTGRRVWGFANDDSHKPVERGVAWNVAQVESRIPAAIVRALRDGRFYASTGVAITAIRVENATITVETANAQRCRVFADLSRLQATQEGPAISYTVPDDFPHTYVRVECYGVGDDTAWTQPFFVEKTA
- a CDS encoding phosphonoacetaldehyde hydrolase: MEFVFQRSYRGPLKAVLLDWAGTTMDYGCYAPAVVFVEVFKRQGVPITMDQAREPMGAHKRVHIQKITQIDAVRRLWEETHGRPPSEQDVDRMFAEFVPLQLQCLADYADLIPGTLEVVADFRKRGMKVGSTTGYTGEMMQLLCAEATKRGYTPDATVCATDVPAGRPEPWMCLENAQRLRIFPMEAVVKAGDTLPDIYEGLNAGMWSIGIAMTGNELGLNEAELAQLDPETRERKRRRAYERMAQAGAHYVVDSIADVPPLLDAINARLARGERP
- a CDS encoding lysoplasmalogenase; protein product: MAACRDADALKRALFAAFGAAAIYSVTACVVEALPMLPFLRALPTLLLVAAAALWSRPDYGWRIALGLFCGAWGDYFLASASRDWFLAGLGAFLLGHVFYIAAFAFRRRVTGPRLAVTAATTATVAVLTILVALRLAAAGETRLVLPVTAYSLVIVAMAGAAMLHETTTPLVAAGALVFVLSDAHIAVNHLLRDSPLLALSVSGYATYYLGQGLIAAGAVSGSHSWGARAGRSDFAQR